The genomic window ATCAGATGGCTATTGTATAACATCATTGAAAACTTCCGATCGTATCCGCCGCTGGGAATCGTGATCGTCGGAGTGATCGGTTTTGGTTTTGCGGAAAAAATTGGTTTGTTGGGAACCATCATCAAAAAAGTGGGCCATTCCACGCCGGAGAAATTCATTTTGCCGGTTATTATTTTTGTGGGGATCAACTCATCGATTGCTTCTGATGCAGGGTATGTTGTGTTGGTGCCTTTAGCTGGGGCACTTTATGCAGGACTGGGAAAAAATCCATTGATTGGGATTTGCGCAGCGTTTGCGTCGGTATCTGCCGGCTTCGGTGCGGCATTGATTCCAACACCCGGAGATGGCTTGTTGGGAGCAATCACACAAAACGTTGTGGAAGAGACGATGGGGCAAAAATTTGAGTTTAATGCAGTCACGATGAACTTGGTTTTCATGATTGTTTCGACCTTCTTTTTAACTGTCCTGTTGACAGTCGTAACCAATCGATTCATTGAAAAACGTGCCCAACATCATGAAATCGTGATTCCAAAAGAGGATGCAATCGAGGTTGGTGAGCTGACTGATAAAGAACGCAGAGGATTGAAAGCTGCGGGGATCGCATTAGTAGCGGTACTAGTAGTTTTTGCTGTGATGTACTTTACAGGTATTCTACAAAGCTATGAGTCAGTCATTGATGAAGCTGGAACGATCAAAACCTTCAATCCGATTCTGGATAATATCATCGTTATCATGATTTGCCTTTTCCTTTTTCCATCAATCGCTTACGGACGGACCGTAGGAGCAATCACTTCAGGCAAAGAATATATTCAGGTCACTACAAAAGCAATGATGGACATGGCGTACATTATGGTCTTTGCAATTTTTGCCGGAAATTTCTTAGCGATTTTCTCTTATTCCGGTTTGGATAAATTCATCGCGAATCATGGGGCGCAAGGACTGATCAGCTTGAACATTCAGAATGATTTTATTTTGATCTTGCTCTTTATCCTGTTATCCGCTTTTATCAATCTGTTTATGGGCTCAGCAAGTGCGAAATGGACGTTGCTGGCACCGATCTTTATCGTGATGCTGGACAGTGCGTCAAATGGCAGTTTGAAGCCTGATGTCATTCAAGCAGCGTATCGTTTGGCGGATTCATCGACGAATATCATCACGCCGTTGATGACTTACATGGGTGTTGTATTAATTGCGGCGAAGAAATATTCACCGAAATTTGAAATTGGTGATTTAATGTCGATTATGACCCCTTACTCACTCAGTGTTTTAGTGGGGTGGACGATTTTCTTCCTCGGTTGGATGCTGACAGGATTGCCATTTGGGATATAAAAAACAGAAATTTTATTATTGATATGGCAAAAGTACGACTGATTATTCGGATGTTTAGGAAAACAGTATAAAGGCTGTGAAAATACACAGTATTATGTTTCAAGGTTTTGCTAAAACACAGAAAATTTGAGGCCTTGGAGTGTAATGTTTTGTTGTAGCTATAGGTTTTAATAGTAATTATAATAGCCTAAAGCGAATGGTTAAAAAAACTGTTGACGCTTTCAAAAAAATGAGTTACACTCTTCTTAACAAAATATCAGGCGTGTAACTACGTAATAGTAGGCATAACCGAATTGAATCATTCTCATAAGAGAGTGGTTTAGTTCGGTTTTTTTTGTTAAGAAAATGGAGGCGAAAAAAATGGATGAGAAAAGAGTCGCAAAAGAAATTGTAGAAAACATTGGGGGCGCAGAAAATATCTCTCATTTGGAACATTGTTCGACAAGATTGAGATTCACTTTAGTCGATGATAGTAAAGTGAAAGAAGAGGCAATTAAAAATATTCCGGGTGTTCTAGGACTTACACGGACTGCTCAGACGCAAGTCATCATTGGTAGTGCTGTGGTGGAGGTTTATCAAGAGGTGCAAAAGTTGCTATCAGGGACGGCTCCTGTTAATAGTACCGGGCCTAAGAAAAAACAAGATTGGAAAGCTGTTGTCTTGGATTTTGTCATTAGCATCTTTCAGCCATTGATTCCTGCAATTGCCGGCGGTGGGATTCTAAAGTCACTATTAATGCTGTTAAATCTAATTGGTATTTTAGACAAAGCAACACCAACCTATCAAATTTTGACATTTGTAGGGGATGCACCGCTTTATTTCCTGCCACTACTTGTGGCGATTACAACAGCCAATAAATTAAAGGTCAATAGCTTAGTTGCTGTCTCTGCCGTAGGAGGGTTGCTTATTCCGGGGTTAACAGCGATGATGGCAGAAGGGACAGCATTCGTTGGTCTACCAATCCAAAATATCAACTATGCGTATCAAGTGTTTCCAGCCATTCTTTGTGTACTTAGCTATTCTGTTTTGGAAAAATTCTTTACGAAAATTAGTCCGAAAGTAATCAGAAGCTTTTTTGTTCCGATGATGTCTTTACTGGTCGTTGTACCTTTGACTTTGTTAGTTCTTGGCCCTATCGGTTTTACTTTCGGTCAAGGGTTTGCTAGTCTGATCATGGCTATCTTTACTCGATTTGGTTGGATTGCAGTGGCTTTATTAGCGGCATTTTTACCATTCATGGTTGTAACAGGAATGCACAAAGCGATGATTCCATATGTAATCACCTCTTTAGGAGAAACTGGAAAAGAGCTAATTTATAATGCAGCCTCTTTGGCACATAACATTGCTGAAGCAGGAGCATGCTTTGCAGTTACTATTCGAACAAAAGATAAAGGCTTGAAAGCAACAGCTGTTTCTGCGGGTATCTCTGCTTTATTTGGAATAACAGAGCCTGCTTTATATGGTGTTACCATATTGCACAAGCGTGTTTTATATGGCGTAATGTTTGGTAGTCTTATAGGCGGTGCAACATTGGGGATTTTAAGTGTAGAAGCGTATGTGGCTGTAGGGCCTGGAATAGCTAGCTTATCAATGTTCATTTCAGATACACTGCCGAATAATTTGATGTATGCTGTAATCGGTTTGATCGTATCATTCATTTCCTCTTTCTTAGCAGTTTTTGTACTATGGAAAGAGCCCGTTAGTGAAG from Enterococcus sp. 9E7_DIV0242 includes these protein-coding regions:
- a CDS encoding AbgT family transporter; translated protein: MKNTNRKMKKGLVERIGAALPESNLLFLILIGIIIIISFIAQGEYAGVQEGTSYEVKNLLSFEGIRWLLYNIIENFRSYPPLGIVIVGVIGFGFAEKIGLLGTIIKKVGHSTPEKFILPVIIFVGINSSIASDAGYVVLVPLAGALYAGLGKNPLIGICAAFASVSAGFGAALIPTPGDGLLGAITQNVVEETMGQKFEFNAVTMNLVFMIVSTFFLTVLLTVVTNRFIEKRAQHHEIVIPKEDAIEVGELTDKERRGLKAAGIALVAVLVVFAVMYFTGILQSYESVIDEAGTIKTFNPILDNIIVIMICLFLFPSIAYGRTVGAITSGKEYIQVTTKAMMDMAYIMVFAIFAGNFLAIFSYSGLDKFIANHGAQGLISLNIQNDFILILLFILLSAFINLFMGSASAKWTLLAPIFIVMLDSASNGSLKPDVIQAAYRLADSSTNIITPLMTYMGVVLIAAKKYSPKFEIGDLMSIMTPYSLSVLVGWTIFFLGWMLTGLPFGI
- a CDS encoding beta-glucoside-specific PTS transporter subunit IIABC, which produces MDEKRVAKEIVENIGGAENISHLEHCSTRLRFTLVDDSKVKEEAIKNIPGVLGLTRTAQTQVIIGSAVVEVYQEVQKLLSGTAPVNSTGPKKKQDWKAVVLDFVISIFQPLIPAIAGGGILKSLLMLLNLIGILDKATPTYQILTFVGDAPLYFLPLLVAITTANKLKVNSLVAVSAVGGLLIPGLTAMMAEGTAFVGLPIQNINYAYQVFPAILCVLSYSVLEKFFTKISPKVIRSFFVPMMSLLVVVPLTLLVLGPIGFTFGQGFASLIMAIFTRFGWIAVALLAAFLPFMVVTGMHKAMIPYVITSLGETGKELIYNAASLAHNIAEAGACFAVTIRTKDKGLKATAVSAGISALFGITEPALYGVTILHKRVLYGVMFGSLIGGATLGILSVEAYVAVGPGIASLSMFISDTLPNNLMYAVIGLIVSFISSFLAVFVLWKEPVSEDAEKVVDKNEVIFKSPVEGQVISLSKVNDAVFSSKMLGDGIAVIPEKGELYAPVNGTIKMVYNTKHALGMETDDGVEILFHIGLDTVNLEGKHFESFVTEGQRVTQGERLVAFDLEEIKKLGFDPTTMIVITNPKNIKLTIAAGEQVTKEEQLFVIEGMGEHALA